The following is a genomic window from Dermacentor variabilis isolate Ectoservices chromosome 11, ASM5094787v1, whole genome shotgun sequence.
TGAAGTACCGATAAGCAATGTGCCCACTGCTAGTTTTGTCGTTGGTGCTCATGCCATGTTTGCGCTCACactgccacatccgccgccacAGTAGAAGCGAGCTTGATGCACGTTTTCTATTTCTTGttgtcgccatgatgttccgtataaagtccaaaagcCATATGAATGAGCGACCCACATATCGTAGGTGCGACAAAAGCATGCAACCGTGAGCCGAAATGGATGGAGGCTTGATGGTAATTATTTTCCCATGCGCTCAATACTCGGGTTAGTTGGAGGCCACGTGATCAAAAGCACGCTTGGGAAGGAGAGTGCGTGCCTTTTCCTCAATCCCAGTCATAGCTGCGAATGACTGTTTACGGCTGACACTTACGCGTCCCGAGTGCCATAACTAATTGTTGGTAATCAGTGGTGAGTGCAATGACAAAGGGCGAGCAGTGATGGCCGCTGACTTCATAGTCTAAGTTCAGAGAGAGTGGTAATTGGAAATCGATGACAGAGGCCATCCTGTAGTGAACATAAAAaataggcagatgatgatgatgaatctaaaTTGCGGAGTCGCGGCGACTATCGTGGCTGTACGAACCGTTCACCCCTGCTGCTGGAGTTTTTCATGATGCCAGTGTTGCGACAGCGAGTACTCGTAGTCATCCCGTGAGACATTTACaggtaagtgaatgtttactacAATTTATATGGCCCATATAACTGATCTATAGACTcttgtaagggccgcactttcttATCATGATTTTGACGAGCCTTAAATGAGACTGGGCAATTTAACCTAATTTATCCAGCCACATGTATGAAATCCCCTGTAAACCTCTGCCATCGCCTCCTCTTGCCATCTGGTAGCGACGCATAAAAGTATGCTACACACAAAAATTTCCTGTTGAGCGTGATCGGAATCAGAAAATCCGCAATTGCTTCTCGGTTGGATTTCTTTTTAGTGCGGCCCTTACAAGGATTTATACGGTAAGAATTTTCTTTCAtgtaattgtcttatacttcACCATCACTAACACGACTTCGCCTTTCCAGCAAAACCGTTCCTTCTTTTTTACTGTGAGCCGAAGCATGAACGCTACTGCATATGAATGCTATTCATTTTCATTtcaagtgaatccggcttggcctcttttcggttactgagtgaactatatatatatatatatgtatatatatatatatatatatatatatatatatatatatatgacctctgcatgcaagtagcgatgtttccatccctaataagtGTTGTAAATAATTagaagagttcttttttttcatgagtcgttagcatgcACCGACTATTGGacagagaagcaatactgagacacgtATCATTTCAAATGCTGTTGATAAAAGACACTGCAGAAgtggtcactgaagtctgcaggtttttttcagaATCAAAAAAGCACTCAAAGCAATTTCAAGTGAGCTGACAATACAGCAACATATACATTCTCTAGGCATTTGCTATGcataccattagaaataattgttagttagCTACCTCCTTCTTTTTAAAAAATATAATAGACATTGCCCTATGTATACATGTAAATATATTGTGTTTGTGCATGGTGTTGCCagtgaaaactaaaaaaaaatgttgaagtgagaaaacatGGATGAGATAGCCATCACTGGTGCttttaatgcgcttgtcctcttaATGCCAGTACATGTACTTGCAGAAATAAAGTGAAggtatgaattaaaagctgtgcATGTCACATTGGCAATGACAGAGTGAGCTTTTAGTCACAATACAATTTTAAGTGAAAAAGTAGCTCAAAAGAAACCTCGAATGATGTGGGCAACAGAACTCTGGTAGTTGCACTCgtgggggtagggggggggacGCCTCCCCCCTGGCTGTTCTTAGTGATTAGCCTCCTGCACATTCTCATTGATGCCCTGGTCATATGGCGACTTTGGGGCTCCAACACAGGCTGTATTGCTGGCTGCCCGTCACAATCGCAGCTGCACAAACCCCAAAATGACCTTCAATGTGGAGCCGGTAAAACATAACGTGAGAGAGAAAAATTGTGGATTGCTGACTAAAAGAACATGTGCAAAGGAGGTGTTGTTTATTCAAGTGAGGTGTGTGCAAGGTAGCTTTCATTTTATATCCATTTACAACTAGGTTTGAAAGCAAGAAATTTTGGACTTTGACACAGGTTGTGTTGCGAAGCTATCCTTGACAGCTTTACTGTGCAAAGGAAAGAAAGGCTGCCGTGTGGGAAACAGTGTTGGGTAATGAAGCCACATGCAAGGAACTCACAGAGCAGTTTCCGGACATGGTGCTCAGGGGAGGTCATGACGACAATCTGGTCGTAGAGCACACGCTCCTGGCTGATTTGGAGCTGGTTGAAGCCGTGCTTCTGCAAGCACTCCTGCACTTCTTTGATAACCTGACTGGCCACACTTTTGAGGGTCTCCCTCAGCTCCTCTTCACTGCATAGGAAAAGAGGGTTGTGTAAAGGCATACTGTCACTCGTAGATTGTTTTACTTTTTGCTAGTGACTGCGTTTAACCGAACTATCGGTTATCATTCTATGCAAGAAACCCCTTCTGTATTTGAAGTTGTCTCGAATGTTCTCACTGATTCTGTAGTGAAAGAGACTTGTCTGATCAGATTGCACGTACGCAAGCACAAGCAATAACTTTGGTATGTGCGATGAGACTACATGTATAACTGTATAGTCTCACAGTAAAACTGCATCAATACTCTCGGAATACGGAGAGTTTTGAAATTTAATGAAATCTAATCTGGAACCCCACACATACACTCACCACTAATCATTCAAACAGAATGGCCAGGCAAGGATGGAAACTAGCCTTCACTACTTTTGGTTTGAAGGAAGTGCTGGCAACGTACCAAACGAAAGCATCCCACTTTCTGCTTGTCTCGATGACCAAATTATTTTACGGTCAAGCAGGCAAAGTCTAAAATACTGAACGGCGAGTTATAGAATGCTGCTGAACTAGCGATTCTCCTTATACATTATGCCTAAGGGACGAGGGACAGTGTCTCAATAATGGAGCGCATCTGGATTACAGGCGTCTGAATTGTCAGCCAGCAACTGCACCTTTTTATGCACCTTCAGTATGGCAACAACCATGACCCGTATGCCCCGCAGAAAGGATTTACAACACCAAATTATACATGCCTGCAGTTGGCAGAGCCTTCAAGGAGAAGCTGTGTGTGACTCTTGAGGTCATCCTTGAAGTCGGAGATGCCCTGCAGCACGGCGCCCCCTAGTCGGTAGGTGATGCTCAGGATGCTGGCCACCAGGGCAGCCAGGTGCACCTTGTCCTTCAGCCCTCTGTAGCGGGCCTCGTCTAGCCGCAAGGTCTTTTTGCAAATAAAAGAACAAGAGAGAAAGGGCTTGAACCACAGGACGGCAGAACTGGCGGACACTCACTCACCAATGTGTTCACAGGATATGTGCACCACTCACTCGTGCTCGTGTACACTCACACTCGTCAGCAGTCACTCGCGTTCCTAGTGCCACCCACTCATACTCACCAGAGCTCCCTCACATCCATAGTCACTTCCATGCACACCACCCCCCCGGCACCTACTTACACTCACACTCAAGTCCGCTCCCACCAACAAGCACTCACTCCAATACGTACCAACAGACACTTAATCGACATCCACTAAATATCACTGTCACTGGCATGCGTTCATGCTGACGTTAACTGGCACTCACTCCTGTTGGTGCTTATGTCCACTCGCACCCTTCGACACTAATTGACGCTCTATCTTATGCCGGTGAAGCGAGCATGAATCAATGTACTTGTGGGTCAGTATGCTGACCTATGGTTTCAACGCATGAGGGCGTGAAGTCAGCTTTGAAGTGAAATGGCCCATATATAACGGCTCCACTGAAGACGAACTCCTCTTCGGAAACGCGCCACGTGCAGCCGCGCCGCACGAGCGTCGGCGACGCGAGGGTTACGTCGATCCAACTATCGACgtacttggtgacgtacgtcgggGGCGAGGACGCGTCGTTAAGGACCACCAGTCCCGCGGCCGCCGCGAACTCTATCAGCCGAGTGCCCCTGTCGTCTCCCTCGCGAGGGCCCCACAGGACGctgtgcgcgttgaagtcacccatgaccAGAATGTCGGGCGTGCGACATCTGTCAATGGCGTGAGCTAGGTGTTCAAAAACGTCGTCCATCGTCCTGTGGGGCGGCGCGTACGCGGCCACGACCGTGATCGCGAACTCTCGCGACGAGCATTCCACCGCGACCACCAGTCTCAACACGTGTGTCGGGAACACGTCGAAAGGCGGCCGGCGCGCGACGATCACACACAGCGGGCCGTCGGCCGCCGCGTACGCCTGGCAGTGCGGTGGAAGCTTCGGGAGCTGACCCCGCTGCGTGTACGGATCCATCACGGCCGCCAACACGCAACCCTCACGCGCCATGTGCTCGGTCAGCAGAGCCGTCGCTCGGTGGACGTGGTCGAGCGTCAGTTGACAAATCCGAATTGCGCCGCCGGCCCCATCCGCTCCCCCGGGGCCCCGGCTCCCCCCCTCACGCGGCCGCCCGCGCCGCTCTATCGCGGGGGGCCGTAGTTGGTGCGGGCCCTCAGGCGAGCCACCCGCTCCATGCGGATGGGGCACTCGGGATACCCCGCGGGATGGGACGCCTCGCGGCCGGCCTTCCTGCACTCGTTGCAGCAGACCTCCGGCTGCCCCATCTGCACGCGACACGTCACGGCCAGGTGTTTGCCGCCACACTTCATGCAGACCGCCTTCGACGAGTCTGCCTTGTGCGGGCACGTCGTCCTACCGTGACCGTAGGAggcgcagaacgtgcacgtgggaACGTGCAAGTCCTCCACCGCTCGCACTGCCGTCCACCCTACCGACAATCGGGGCCGCTTCATTATGCTCGCGAACGCGGGCGGGTCGACCTCCGCGACGTACGCGCACGTACCCGACCTCTCTCTGTACGTCACGCGCACCTTGCACGCGTCGACGTCCAGGTCGAGGCCAGGGTTCCTCTCATTCAGCACTCGTATGAATTCGTCGGGCGCGACGTCCGGGTCGACCCCGCTAAATTTCACATGGGGGTTCCGCTTCTCGCCTACGCGAACTAACAGCGAGGAGCGCGTGACTGAATTCTCCGCGATCGCCGCCTTCAGGTTGTCTATCGATTCGCGCGCGTGCGAAAAAACAGTCAGGCCGTACCGTGTGTGCCGCAGCGTGACCTCCCTGATGTTCTTGGCGGCCGGGTCGATGTTGGTTTTCAACAGCCGCAGCGCGTCTCTCGCCGGTGTCGTCGTCGGTGTCGTGGGCGTTAGGAAGGCCACGTGCTCGAACGTGGGCGCCGTCCGCGCgcccgccgccgcggccggtccGACGCCGCTCGCCGCCGCATTATTTCAATGGCACAAAATAGCACGTATAACAAACGTTTCCGAGTCCTGCCAATCGGTTACAGCAAACAGATGGCGTAAACCCGGCATCGCGATGCGAGATAACGACGGTCTCCGACAACTTTGTGCGCACGATCTGTTTTCCCAAGCCTCCTCGCAGGCGAAATACCCATTTCGTGCACCTCTCAAGCGAGCCACCCTCTCCCTGCTGACATGCAATGCCCACAAGTGTCGGCGTGTGGCTTCCAAGATCGCCCTTCCGCCTGTCCTTGCAACTCTGCTCCTTTTTCCTCAGTCCTGGCGGGCGGGCTACGGCACCGGCCGGCGACTTGAAAGCCCAGAAGTTTCGTTTTCTGGCCATTACCGGTAAGCAGCACGCCTCTCCACACTAGAGTCCACGCTCCCTTGCTTGATTGTCACACGTGCGTGCCTGCTCCATCAATTGATGTGTTTGTTCTCCCTTTCAGTGGGTGTGGTACAAGTGCTTCGTTCTGGTCGAGCCTGTGTTGTATTCAGGTTGGCGGAAGGGAATGCCATGCCTGCAGCAGTCACAAAACGAAAAGCGCTGGATATGGCAACAAAGCAAGCAATTTTGACGGACCTGTCTCACGGTTCTAAAAAGTGCGAATTGGTCAAGAAGTACAACGTGTGAAAATCAACCATCTCGTTGATTCTAAAGGACAAGGAAAAGATCACCAGCTCCAATGCCAACCCAATGGAAAGAAAGTGCCGGCAGGAGGGCACCTACATGGACATAGAGGACACGCTGCTCAAGTGGTTCGTCAATGCACAGGTTTGCAACATTCTGATAAGTGGACCAGTGATGCTGAGCAAAGCCAAAAGCTTTGCATTGCTTCCAGATTTTGCAGACTTCTGTCAAGGCAATGGCTGGCTACATCGACTCAAAGTGCAGCATGTGATTGCTTTTAAATCGATTGTTCGCAAAGCGGCTTCAGCTAGTGACCAAGGAGTCGCCACTTGACTTGTAACAAACCGAGCCATTACTGCAAACTACACAGAGCAAGACGTGTACAAAGCAGAAAAAACTGCATTATTTTATCAGATGCTGCTGGACAAAATGCAAACCATGAAAGGAGACTCATGTGCTGGCGGCAAACACAGTAAAGTGCGTGTTACAGTACTTCTGTGCACTAATGCGGATGGCAGCGACCGGCGCGTGCCCTTTGTAATCAGAAAATTAAAGAAGTCGTGTTGCTTTCAGGGCTGCGTACCTGTGCGCTACAGGCACAATACTAAGGCATGGATGACGCGCAATTTATTCACAGAGAGGCTGAGCGAGTTTGACCCTAACATGCACAGGCAAGGCAGGTGCACGCTGCTCATGCTCGACAACTGCTCAGCACACCACGTGCGAACTTCTCCGTCGGCAGTGACTATGTCTCCTGCCGCCCAGCACCACTTTGAAAGTGCAGGCGCTTGATTTGGGCACAACACATGCCTTAAGGCATCATGTAGGCAGCACATTGTGGCGGGCTTGCTCATCGCTGTTGGCTGCCCGGCAGCCAACTTACTGCTTCGAGTTTCCCTGTATTCAGCCGTTGAGACGGTGAAAGCAGCCTGGGCAGAGGTGACAACCTCTTGCATGCTGAACTGTTGCCGCAAGGCTGGCTTCGTCGACCCAGTACCTGATGCCGAGCCCGGTGCTTCCAAAAAATATTAGTCCGGCGGCAATTTGTGGCAGCGTATCGTCAACTCCAACATGAGGGGCCATGACACTGGTTGGGACGATTTTATTTCTGCTGATGAAGACGCTGATACTGCGGAATTTTGCAAGGATGAGGGAATTGTCTGTGAAGTGCTTGACAAGGGCGATGCGGAGGAATCGGATGGCAATGAAACTTTGGAGGCAGCATCCATAAGCATGCCTGCAGCAATGGGCTACGTAGAGGGCCTCAGGCAACTTGTCTATGCCAAGGGCCTCAACGAAGAGCATGCTTCTGCTTTAACTAAACTGGGGACCGCCTTCTTCATATCTGCACTGCAGAAACAGATGAGACTTCTGGATATAACAAACAGATGCTGCATGATGCTCAAGTTCGTTATAAGCGGGCTTGACTTTGTTCATTATGAATGCAGATGCTGATACCGGTGAAAAAAATCGTAATTAGGAGGTCTGAGCAACCAAAAAAAAATGTGAGTGCAAAGCCTGCAGCAGGACAGCAAAGGGTTTCTTGTTGATTTTGAAAGCCTCACGGCGGCTTGACATGTTGATATGTGGCATGTAGACAACGCTAAATTATACGCAATCGTGCAGTCGGTGTGGTCACACGGTATTGCACACAGCACAAGAAAGCACGGCACCCATCATTCCACAGCCAGTGTTATCATAAATTGAGATATTACAGTCCGCACCTCTGGGTAAGGCTCATCATCAGGCCAAGATAGCAGCTCCATGTAGGCGCCTGCCAGGACACTCGAGAAGCCGGGACCCTTGCAGCCAGGTCCATTGATGGGGTCCGGACTGTGCTGGTCACTGAGGTTGCGGAGGTGGTCATAGCTCCGTTTCAGCCACAGCTTGGTGTGGCCGAGCGGGTCGACAGAAGGGTCGGCGGTGGCCTGCGCCTCCAGATACTGCTTGAACTTGTCCTGCTCGTAGGCGACCGAGTGTGTCTGGATGAGTGGCCGAGCCTGCTGGATGGTGAAGTTGGCCATGTCGATCTTCATCAGGTCGAGCTGCTCCATGATGCCCCTGGTGAGATGCCGCCAAAACTGTTACAATTTCTGTTGCGACACCAACTATACAGACACTTCGGCCACACTCATGGCATCGGTATCATGTCTCTGCTTCAAGCGGCGAAACAATGAGAATAAAAAATGCAGATCCAACTCGCTGCTAGAATCTAAATTATGCAAAGCTTGCTTGAGTTATTGAGGCAGCAGTCGTAGCAGAGGACAAGAGCACAGCCTCGATGCCTGTGCGCTGTTAGCGCTCCGAGTACATCTCCTTAGCCGTTCCAGTTTTATTGTTGAACCTTTGAAAAAGCAACTTAACACTTCATTTTCTTTGTTGCAAGGACAGTGGTTCCCCAAGCCCAGTTCTTGGTTCCTTATGGTGACGCCCTGCATTCTTCTCTACTGGCCCAAGGGAAACGTGGCtgccttgttttatttattttttttttccccagttgACAAATCAAAGTGGTTTCCAATGGATTCTACATGGGGCAAGCATATTCTAATATTGGTCTAACACAAGTTAGTGTATGCAGCCTTCTTCAAGTCAGACGCACAGTGTTCTGGGCAGCCAAGATCATGGGATGTCTGAAGCAGCCGAGTTAAAACAGGTTCAGCACACAGTGCTGCTGTTCACCATTTTTTAGCATTTGCCACAAGCACACCAACTCATTCTTAAGTGGCAACCAACTGAGCGTAGTTATGATGTACTGTCAACACAGTGTCCATCTCGAATGCAACAATTACGTCGTCGTTATTATGACTGAAATGGGGCATGACGAGGCTTGCAATTTAGCCAGCGACTACATGCAACGCATTCCAGCTGGAATTAGCTCACATCACAAAGTGCAGAACGAACATAGCAAAACCAATTTAACGCCATAAAATCTTTGTGTCAGCCACTTCACCATCATTTTACTAGTGGTTTCACTAGAAGCAATTTGTTCTCGTCTCGTTCATCCCAATGCGCTCAACGAATCTCAATAAATTTTACAAACGACCATTCTGTTCTGCCTCAGACTTCTTTTAGGATATCTGTTTACAAATTATCAAATTCCTGAGGACGGTTTATGGGTCTCCATATGCCCCAGAAGGCCCAAAACTGTCCGAGATGCTGCATACACCAATGCTCAATGGCTGAAACACCCTTCTGGCAGTTTTGGGTGACAAATCAAAGAGGACCAATATTCTTTGGACATTGTAAAACTGTCCAAAGAATATTGGTTCCCTTTGATTTGTCACCCCAAAAAAAGGACCAATATTCTTTGGACATTATAAaacaacccgctgtggttgctcagtggctatggtgttgggctgctgagcacgaggttgcgcgattgaatcccggccacggcggccatatttcgatgggggcgaaatgcgaaaacacccgtgtgcttagatttaggtgcacgttaaagaaccccaggtggtcgaaatttccggagtcctccactatggcgtgcctcataatcagaaagtggttttggcacgtaaaatcccataatttaattttttaacattgTAAAACACTAAGGTAGTCACTTAAATTGGGCCCTACACAACATTTAACTAATTTAGTAAAATATTCAGCATTCCAGAACTTGAGTGTCTGGTACACGACACTCAACACAGctgtgttgtaaaaaaaaaatgccattccTCGTCTTCATTGCTGGTGGTTAGCACTTTACATTCTTCTGCTGAATTTTCTCCTTTCTCCCCAAAGTTCCCGTGGGCACACGAAGGAGGCGACGGCCGCTCCTCTCACCTGAAGAGCGGCACGACCTCCTTGATCTCGAGCAACTCCTTGATGCTGGCGTCTCGGATTGGCGCACACATGCGAGCCATCAGTGAGATGACGTGCCGTGCGTAAGCCAGGAAGTCCAGAGTGCCGTGCTCTGTCTGCTGGCGGATGAGCTCAATGTCGAGCACCTGGTCAATCTCCTCGCGCAGTCGTCCGCTGTACGGCATCACCAGGCCCAGCAGACCCTGTAGGCATGTCAGATCATACATTTTGCCTTACCTCAATTGGCTTAAGGTAACATAGTACACTTGTGCCCACTCTACAGATCACATTTAAAAGGTGCCAAGTAGGTTTCAATGTTTTGAATCGACAATTAGTCTGTCTGTTCTGCTTAGGCTGCTCCAGCTAGCCATTGAAAGAGACAAACGTTCTTGACATGAAGCTGAAAAAAATGACATGTTATGTTCAAATTTACTGCTCAAGCACTAAAGGTATTTCAACCTCTTCATAATGCATGAAAGCCTCGTGCCTCAAGCTTCAAACATGAACGAGTGTGTAATTGCAGAAATGTGTCCATGTGCGAGAGCGCAGAACGTATGGAATTGCGGAATCTTCTCCCCTTCTCTCCAATGACCCTTGCATGTGGAAAAGGCGGACTCAGGCATGTCTCCAGTGAGCAACGCTCGATGCAGCAACCAAGCGTGGAAGCAAGACTGCTGTATGTCCAGACACGAAGACCGAGCACTTGTGGTCTACCTGATGGTTTTTGCCCTTTCCCATGGAGGAGAGTGTTCCCGAGAGGACACAAAATCCAACACGCTTACCCGTTGAGAGCCCTTGCCTTGGCTCTTGAGTAGCTTTTAAGAGCCAACATGTCTTTACGTAACAATGTAAATAAAtgtcttgcttttgttttgcatTACCTCCTCCTTGCCCAGGCAATCTTCAATGATCATCCTGGTCAAACTCTAGGCCATGGGCTAGCAGACACTGCGGGGTTAGACCCCTGGCAACAAGGACTGGTACAATACAAGGACATGAATTCATAAGTCCAAGTCATCGCAGTAAGCTCGGCAGGCTATTTCCTATCTGAATCTAATAAAAATCCAGCTGTAGAATTTGCTTGcacaaagcaagaaacaaaataaTAACTGTAATAAGACAATGCTTACCTCCTTTGTATCTTCCAGCAGACGCATGGCTTGGTCATAGTTTGGCGGATCCTCACTCAGCTGTTTCTCGAGGATGTCCCAGAAAGCTTTATGCAGTGTTTCCTTCACCAGCTGCTCCAGGCTTTGTAAAAAAAGCACAGGCTAAGCATGAGCATGTATCAATCATTATGGAGAAGGTACCTTAAAGAAGTTGCAAGACAACTGCGTGAAATTAAAAACTgatggcaaaatgacaaaatcaattgacagcaccgatgaaaccaaCACAAGTATTAGAGTGAATTAAATTTGGGGCACCGTAACACTACtcagtttgtttttttctctcatatGAATTAAAAGGTTTGGACATTCATTTAACACAAGAAAATAGCAAGTGAAAAATGGCATGTCAAATACTCGTTTGAAATTCTGCAGCCATCATCATCACAAtagtcaccatcatcatcctctACACCCACATCAGGATGAAGGCCTGCTGTAGACTTAGGTAGGGTTACGATGACACAAGGAGTTCCAACATACCAAAAAAGAGCAGATGACAAGACATAAAAAAGCTATACCTCACATTGTGTGCGTAGTCTCGTTCCTTCCAAATGTCTGTCTCGTCCACACTGTCTCAAAATATCACTGCCATATACTAATAAGCACAAGTTCACACATCCATTCCAAGCTCACCTTGACCGGAAAGCCTAACGCCAGCACAACGAattttcgccgcttaacaactcgCCATAGGTTACTGGATAGAAGGCCATGCCCTCGCAGCTTCATATAGGCACTCATATAAATGCAATGCAAAATGAAAAGCACCTTTTCTGATATACCAAGCATGCAGGTGCACAAAATTTGTACCTGTCTTGTGGATACTCTGTCTTCTTCAGCTCAAAGGAGTCTTCCATTGCTATTTCGTGAGCCAGGGCCATGTTTGTCATCTCATCGGCAGTCTTCATAATTTGGTCCAACGAGACAAACTTCGGTGGGGACTCTGAACAGATAAAAGACAACAAAGGTGAACTCCCCTGAAACCTATGCACTCTAGCAAGAAAAGATAgtgcactcatcatcatcatcagcctggttacgcccactgcagggcaaaggcctcttccataattctccaactaccccggtcatgtactaattgtggccatgtcatccctgcaaacttcttaatctcatccgcccacctaactttctgccgccccctgctacacttcccttcccttggaatgcagtctgtaacccttaatgaccatccgttatcttccctcctcattacatgccctgccccccccccccatttctttttcttgatttcaactaagatgtcattaactcgcgtttgttccctcacccaatctgctcttttcttatcccttaacgttacacccatcattattctttccatagctcattgtgtcgtcctcaatttaactagaacccttttcgtaagcctccaggtttctgccccgtacgtgagtactggtaagacacagctattatatacttttcttttgagggataatggcaacctgctgttcatgatctgagaatgcctgccaaacgcaccccagcccattcttatttttctgattatttcagtctcatgatccggatccgcactcactacctgtcctaagtagatgtattcccttaccacttccagtgcctcactacctatcgtaaactgctgttctcttccaagactgttaaacattactttagttttctgcatattaatctttagacccacccttcggctttgcctctccaggtcagcgagcatgcattgcagttggtcccctgagttactaagcaaggcaatatcagcagcgaatcgcaagttactaaggtattcttcattagcTCTTATcttcaattcttcccaatccaggtctctgaatacctcctgtaaacacgctgtgaacagcattggagagatcgtatctccctgcctgacgcctttctttattgggattttgttgctttctttatggaggacgacggcggctgtggagccgctatagatatctttcagtatttttacatacggctcgtctacaccccgattccataatgcctccatgactgctgaggtttcgactgaatcaaacctccttgtaatcaacgaaagctatatataagggttagttatatggcgcacatttctctatcacctgattgatagtgtgaatatggtctattgttgagtagcctttaaagggaccctgaaatgattttgacaattttctacaaacgtactgagtcgttagagtaggtgcttctgatcattaattgacacatctaagtgctccgcataaagcgt
Proteins encoded in this region:
- the LOC142564963 gene encoding T-complex protein 11-like protein 1 isoform X1, which translates into the protein MSDDISDAAKPQEGAAGGRDISSSGHIPAKEGARFHTSSESSNGEESGESAMEGLTLSNGEVKQPSPIKKKARDSSVPDPLVLEGSFGVVPESPPKFVSLDQIMKTADEMTNMALAHEIAMEDSFELKKTEYPQDSLEQLVKETLHKAFWDILEKQLSEDPPNYDQAMRLLEDTKEGLLGLVMPYSGRLREEIDQVLDIELIRQQTEHGTLDFLAYARHVISLMARMCAPIRDASIKELLEIKEVVPLFRGIMEQLDLMKIDMANFTIQQARPLIQTHSVAYEQDKFKQYLEAQATADPSVDPLGHTKLWLKRSYDHLRNLSDQHSPDPINGPGCKGPGFSSVLAGAYMELLSWPDDEPYPETLRLDEARYRGLKDKVHLAALVASILSITYRLGGAVLQGISDFKDDLKSHTQLLLEGSANCSEEELRETLKSVASQVIKEVQECLQKHGFNQLQISQERVLYDQIVVMTSPEHHVRKLLLMRVLDFIKAAISSGSVRPTQIPPGLSALEKELTTITGQFLRLVTHNRAVFGETYGDIVAELRKA
- the LOC142564963 gene encoding T-complex protein 11-like protein 1 isoform X2; its protein translation is MKTADEMTNMALAHEIAMEDSFELKKTEYPQDSLEQLVKETLHKAFWDILEKQLSEDPPNYDQAMRLLEDTKEGLLGLVMPYSGRLREEIDQVLDIELIRQQTEHGTLDFLAYARHVISLMARMCAPIRDASIKELLEIKEVVPLFRGIMEQLDLMKIDMANFTIQQARPLIQTHSVAYEQDKFKQYLEAQATADPSVDPLGHTKLWLKRSYDHLRNLSDQHSPDPINGPGCKGPGFSSVLAGAYMELLSWPDDEPYPETLRLDEARYRGLKDKVHLAALVASILSITYRLGGAVLQGISDFKDDLKSHTQLLLEGSANCSEEELRETLKSVASQVIKEVQECLQKHGFNQLQISQERVLYDQIVVMTSPEHHVRKLLLMRVLDFIKAAISSGSVRPTQIPPGLSALEKELTTITGQFLRLVTHNRAVFGETYGDIVAELRKA